A single genomic interval of Microbacterium sp. BLY harbors:
- a CDS encoding PLP-dependent cysteine synthase family protein — translation MSDWSSTAIALLEADANRSADTHLHLFPLPSEWGIDLYLKDESVHPTGSLKHRLARSLLLYGLVNGRIQEDTTLVESSSGSTAVSEAYFARMLGLKFITVVPRSTVQEKIDLIEFYGGTCHFVDRAEDMSPEAQRLASDCHGHYLDQFTYAERATDWRGNNNIADSVFGQLAQERHPIPRWIVTGAGTGGTSATFGRYVKYRRHDTRIAVVDPEGSAFYDGWAGTVDPPAGRPSRIEGIGRPQVEASFVPSVIDEMIQVPDAGSIAAIRLLRERTLHWAGGSTGTNLYGAFQLIARMRAAGETGSVVTLICDSGVRYAGTYYSDEWVAQQGWDLAPHRARLERFLETGAWED, via the coding sequence ATGAGCGACTGGAGCAGCACCGCGATCGCCCTGCTGGAAGCCGATGCCAACCGCAGCGCCGACACGCACCTGCACCTGTTCCCCCTGCCGTCCGAGTGGGGCATCGACCTGTACCTCAAGGACGAGTCGGTGCACCCGACCGGCTCGCTCAAGCACCGTCTGGCGCGCTCCCTCCTCCTCTACGGGCTCGTCAACGGGCGCATCCAGGAGGACACGACCCTCGTGGAGTCGTCGAGCGGCTCGACCGCGGTGTCGGAGGCGTACTTCGCGCGGATGCTGGGGCTGAAGTTCATCACGGTCGTGCCCCGGTCGACGGTGCAGGAGAAGATCGACCTCATCGAGTTCTACGGCGGCACGTGCCACTTCGTCGACCGCGCGGAGGACATGTCGCCGGAAGCGCAGCGCCTCGCGTCGGACTGCCACGGCCACTACCTCGACCAGTTCACCTACGCCGAGCGCGCGACCGACTGGCGCGGCAACAACAACATCGCCGACAGCGTGTTCGGGCAGCTGGCCCAGGAGCGGCACCCGATCCCCCGCTGGATCGTCACGGGCGCCGGCACCGGGGGCACCAGCGCCACGTTCGGCCGCTATGTGAAGTACCGCCGCCATGACACCCGGATCGCGGTCGTCGATCCGGAGGGCTCGGCCTTCTACGACGGCTGGGCGGGCACGGTCGACCCGCCGGCCGGGCGGCCGAGCCGCATCGAGGGCATCGGGCGGCCGCAGGTGGAGGCCTCCTTCGTGCCGTCCGTGATCGACGAGATGATCCAGGTCCCGGACGCGGGCTCCATCGCCGCCATCCGCCTCCTCCGCGAGCGCACGCTGCACTGGGCGGGCGGCTCCACCGGCACCAACCTCTACGGCGCGTTCCAGCTCATCGCCCGGATGCGCGCCGCGGGCGAGACCGGCAGCGTCGTGACCCTGATCTGCGACAGCGGCGTGCGCTACGCCGGCACGTACTACTCCGACGAGTGGGTGGCGCAGCAGGGGTGGGACCTCGCTCCGCACCGTGCGCGACTGGAGCGGTTCCTGGAGACCGGGGCCTGGGAGGACTGA
- a CDS encoding glycine cleavage system protein R, with protein sequence MTTLILTVAGADRPGLVAAVADVVDAHGGNWENSSLAELAGTFAGVIEVSVPTERTGELETALRAIQGQGLLTLSVLTGTPGPSEDEEQLLVMQVLGNDRPGIVREVSAVLNAHALSIEELATETRDAAMAGGRLFEASVIAKVPPTVDLDALRADLERLASEIQVDITLG encoded by the coding sequence ATGACCACACTCATCCTCACCGTCGCGGGTGCCGACCGTCCGGGCCTCGTGGCCGCCGTCGCCGATGTCGTCGACGCCCACGGCGGCAACTGGGAGAACAGCTCCCTCGCCGAGCTCGCCGGCACGTTCGCGGGTGTCATCGAGGTGTCGGTGCCGACGGAGCGCACCGGCGAACTCGAGACCGCCCTCCGGGCGATCCAGGGTCAGGGGCTGCTCACGCTGTCGGTGCTCACCGGCACCCCGGGCCCGTCCGAGGACGAGGAGCAGCTGCTCGTGATGCAGGTGCTCGGCAACGACCGTCCCGGCATCGTGCGGGAGGTGTCGGCGGTGCTGAACGCCCATGCCCTGAGCATCGAGGAGCTCGCGACCGAGACCCGGGACGCCGCGATGGCGGGCGGGCGGCTGTTCGAGGCGTCGGTGATCGCGAAGGTGCCGCCGACGGTCGACCTCGACGCTCTGCGCGCCGATCTGGAGCGTCTCGCGTCCGAGATCCAGGTCGACATCACGCTCGGGTAG
- a CDS encoding FadR/GntR family transcriptional regulator codes for MSALDTALHGLRALIADGALRPGDRLPSEGELCERLGVSRGSLREAIRTLAALGVLETRHGSGSYVSELRAADLIGSLSLTVGLLPMAGVLELTELRRVLEPHAAALAAARIDEDTVAALDDVLTEIESTTDFEAQSRLDHEFHMAISSVAGNDALTSLIDVLRSRSRAYRISDPEDAAELKIHSDAGHRAILRGLAAADPVAASAAASAHVAYTEYWVRRYSGL; via the coding sequence ATGAGCGCACTCGACACGGCGTTGCACGGCCTGCGGGCCCTCATCGCCGACGGCGCGCTGCGCCCCGGCGACCGGCTGCCGAGCGAGGGGGAGCTGTGCGAACGGCTCGGCGTCTCCCGAGGGTCGCTGCGCGAGGCCATCCGCACCCTCGCCGCACTGGGCGTGCTGGAGACACGGCACGGGTCCGGCAGCTATGTCAGCGAGCTCCGCGCCGCCGACCTCATCGGCAGTCTCTCCCTCACGGTCGGACTGCTGCCGATGGCCGGGGTGCTGGAGTTGACGGAGCTCCGGCGGGTGCTCGAACCGCATGCGGCGGCGCTCGCCGCGGCGCGCATCGACGAGGACACGGTGGCTGCGCTCGACGACGTGCTCACCGAGATCGAGTCGACGACCGACTTCGAGGCGCAGTCCCGCCTCGACCACGAGTTCCACATGGCCATCTCGTCGGTCGCGGGCAACGACGCCCTGACCAGCCTGATCGACGTGCTGCGTTCCCGCTCCCGCGCCTACCGGATCTCCGACCCGGAGGATGCCGCGGAGCTCAAGATCCACTCCGACGCCGGCCACCGCGCGATCCTGCGTGGCCTCGCCGCCGCGGATCCCGTCGCGGCCTCGGCCGCCGCGTCCGCCCACGTCGCGTACACCGAGTACTGGGTGCGGCGGTACTCCGGCCTCTGA
- a CDS encoding aminotransferase class V-fold PLP-dependent enzyme, with protein MPAPQFPAPLTLNSGLRARDAWPLDPTVIHLNHGSFGAVPSVVVAHQDALRRRADLSPVEWFPRIAERVQDARERTAPFVGARAEDSVFVPNASAAATVVYNALQLEQGDEILVTDQGYGAITMGAERLARRFGASVRTVALPLLASDDEIVQLFADALTPHTRLLVVDQITSPTARLLPTRRLADLAAARGVRTLVDGAHAPGLIPDAAAVAGGDWWFGNLHKWPCAPRGSALLVTTAPDRDELWPLIDSWAAREPFPERFDTQGTIDATTYLATPTAIEFIEAEFGWAAARTAMAERADAGAEMIAEALRPYSDEDPLTPLPSPVPSMRLIRLPLGLGATREEADALRMDLLDEVGVETAFTSFRGVGYFRLSAHLYTEASDVEAFVERCVPAILRRAGIRPAEALILP; from the coding sequence ATGCCCGCTCCGCAGTTCCCCGCTCCGCTCACGCTGAACTCCGGCCTGCGAGCGCGCGATGCCTGGCCCCTCGACCCGACGGTGATCCACCTCAACCACGGATCCTTCGGAGCCGTGCCGTCCGTCGTCGTCGCCCACCAGGACGCGCTGCGCCGCCGCGCCGACCTCAGCCCCGTCGAGTGGTTCCCGCGCATCGCGGAGCGGGTGCAGGATGCCAGGGAGCGCACCGCACCGTTCGTCGGTGCCCGCGCGGAGGACAGCGTCTTCGTCCCCAACGCGTCCGCCGCGGCCACGGTCGTCTACAACGCGCTCCAGCTCGAGCAGGGCGACGAGATCCTCGTCACGGATCAGGGCTACGGCGCCATCACGATGGGCGCCGAGCGCCTCGCCCGCCGGTTCGGCGCCTCCGTCCGCACGGTCGCCCTTCCGCTGCTCGCCTCCGACGACGAGATCGTCCAGCTGTTCGCCGACGCGCTCACCCCGCACACGCGGCTGCTCGTCGTCGACCAGATCACCTCGCCGACTGCCCGCCTGCTGCCCACCCGCCGCCTCGCCGACCTCGCGGCCGCGCGCGGCGTGCGCACCCTCGTCGACGGCGCCCACGCTCCCGGTCTCATCCCGGATGCGGCGGCCGTCGCCGGCGGCGACTGGTGGTTCGGCAACCTGCACAAGTGGCCCTGCGCGCCTCGCGGCTCCGCCCTCCTCGTGACGACCGCCCCCGACCGCGACGAGCTGTGGCCGCTGATCGACTCGTGGGCCGCCCGCGAACCGTTCCCCGAGCGCTTCGACACCCAGGGCACGATCGACGCGACCACCTATCTCGCCACGCCCACCGCGATCGAGTTCATCGAGGCGGAGTTCGGGTGGGCCGCCGCCCGCACCGCGATGGCGGAGCGCGCCGATGCCGGCGCCGAGATGATCGCCGAGGCCCTGCGCCCGTACAGCGATGAGGACCCGCTGACCCCGCTGCCCTCGCCGGTGCCGTCGATGCGGCTGATCCGGCTGCCGCTCGGCCTCGGCGCCACCCGCGAGGAGGCCGACGCGCTGCGGATGGATCTGCTCGACGAGGTGGGCGTGGAGACCGCATTCACGAGCTTCCGCGGCGTCGGCTACTTCCGCCTGTCGGCTCACCTCTACACGGAGGCCTCCGACGTCGAGGCGTTCGTGGAGCGCTGCGTCCCCGCCATCCTGCGCCGCGCCGGGATCCGTCCCGCCGAGGCCCTCATCCTCCCCTGA
- a CDS encoding sugar ABC transporter substrate-binding protein: MKNKILTTAAGVGTVAVLALTGCSGGSGSSGDGGDVTLQMVESLTNPARTELIRGLLDEFEKDNPDITVNLVSPPTEQADQKIQQMLQSGKGVDVLEVRDITVGPFANNGWLYDLGPDLKKWDGWDALTENAQSASVAEDGKSYFVPYGFYGLSLFYRTDLVKDAGFDGPPHSWKDLLEQASAIQDPSKNIYGYAFRGGQNANSNVVAAIEAYTIDGLDTEDAFLMKDGSTIFAAPEAQEAVDDYFELFTKASPPSAVSWGYPEMVAGFTNGTTAFLLQDPEVIATVQDSSLSEDQWDTAPLLVGPSGKAAQPLAVAGWGVAENSAHKEAAVKLVEFLSSAEPATEFAQANSLVPIIAAAADDEFYSTGPWTSYVTMTEDPETYVNVRQPRGVSWWTEWIQKSDQDVQNVLLGNMSTKDLLASWDAFWTEKYAAEKG, translated from the coding sequence GTGAAGAACAAGATCTTGACGACCGCAGCCGGAGTCGGCACCGTCGCCGTCCTCGCACTCACCGGCTGCTCCGGAGGCTCCGGCTCGTCCGGCGACGGCGGCGACGTCACCCTCCAGATGGTCGAGAGCCTGACCAACCCGGCCCGCACCGAACTCATCCGCGGACTGCTCGACGAGTTCGAGAAGGACAACCCCGACATCACCGTCAACCTGGTCTCACCGCCCACCGAGCAGGCCGACCAGAAGATCCAGCAGATGCTGCAGTCCGGCAAGGGCGTCGACGTGCTCGAGGTGCGCGACATCACCGTCGGACCGTTCGCGAACAACGGCTGGCTGTACGACCTCGGGCCCGACCTGAAGAAGTGGGACGGCTGGGACGCCCTCACCGAGAACGCGCAGTCGGCCTCGGTCGCGGAGGACGGCAAGAGCTACTTCGTCCCCTACGGCTTCTACGGTCTCTCCCTCTTCTACCGGACGGACCTCGTGAAGGACGCCGGATTCGACGGTCCGCCGCACAGCTGGAAGGACCTGCTGGAGCAGGCGTCCGCGATCCAGGACCCGTCGAAGAACATCTACGGGTACGCGTTCCGCGGCGGTCAGAACGCGAACAGCAACGTCGTCGCCGCGATCGAGGCCTACACGATCGACGGTCTCGACACCGAGGACGCGTTCCTGATGAAGGACGGCTCCACGATCTTCGCCGCTCCCGAGGCGCAGGAGGCCGTCGACGACTACTTCGAGCTCTTCACGAAGGCGTCGCCGCCGTCCGCCGTCTCGTGGGGCTACCCCGAGATGGTCGCCGGCTTCACGAACGGCACCACCGCATTCCTGCTCCAGGACCCCGAGGTCATCGCGACCGTGCAGGACTCGTCGCTCAGCGAGGACCAGTGGGACACTGCTCCGCTGCTCGTCGGCCCGTCCGGCAAGGCCGCGCAGCCGCTGGCCGTCGCCGGCTGGGGTGTCGCGGAGAACAGCGCGCACAAGGAGGCCGCGGTGAAGCTCGTCGAGTTCCTCTCGTCCGCTGAGCCCGCCACCGAGTTCGCGCAGGCGAACAGCCTCGTCCCGATCATCGCGGCCGCCGCGGACGACGAGTTCTACTCGACCGGCCCGTGGACCAGTTACGTCACCATGACCGAGGACCCGGAGACCTACGTCAACGTGCGCCAGCCGCGCGGGGTCAGCTGGTGGACCGAGTGGATCCAGAAGTCCGACCAGGACGTGCAGAACGTGCTGCTCGGCAACATGTCCACGAAGGACCTCCTCGCCTCCTGGGACGCGTTCTGGACCGAGAAGTACGCCGCGGAGAAGGGTTGA
- a CDS encoding carbohydrate ABC transporter permease: MARTIRKGGSVGTAGGASPASRRRPFRGRTALTLLAFLAPAIVFVCWFTYWPMLQGARMAFHDWNLWDLTSTPFVGFDNFLAVFRDPAFPTVAWNSVLWVVGSLVPQLVIGFLIALALRKRFRFRGLYQALVFFPWAVSGFLIGMLFRWMFNAEFGVVNDLLMKAGLIDAPLPWLADPKLAMFAVIVANIWYGVTFFAIMILAALQSVPDEMLEAASLDGAGKVRQLFSIIIPYISMTLLLTILLRVIWIFNFPDIIYAMTNGGPANQTHIITTWMINYTQQGNYGIASAIGLIVVAFLMVFCAFYLMAMRRVQR, from the coding sequence GTGGCCCGCACCATCCGTAAAGGGGGCTCCGTCGGCACCGCCGGCGGGGCCTCCCCGGCATCGCGTCGTCGCCCGTTCCGGGGTCGCACCGCGCTCACCCTGCTGGCGTTCCTCGCGCCCGCGATCGTCTTCGTCTGCTGGTTCACCTACTGGCCCATGCTGCAGGGCGCCCGCATGGCGTTCCACGACTGGAACCTGTGGGACCTCACGTCGACCCCTTTCGTCGGCTTCGACAACTTCCTCGCCGTGTTCCGCGATCCGGCGTTCCCGACGGTGGCGTGGAACTCGGTGCTCTGGGTGGTCGGCTCGCTGGTGCCGCAGCTCGTGATCGGCTTCCTGATCGCCCTCGCCCTGCGCAAGCGGTTCCGCTTCCGCGGCCTCTACCAGGCGCTGGTGTTCTTCCCCTGGGCGGTCTCCGGCTTCCTCATCGGCATGCTGTTCCGCTGGATGTTCAACGCGGAGTTCGGCGTCGTCAACGACCTGCTCATGAAAGCGGGCCTGATCGACGCGCCGCTGCCGTGGCTGGCCGACCCGAAGCTCGCGATGTTCGCCGTGATCGTCGCGAACATCTGGTACGGGGTGACCTTCTTCGCGATCATGATCCTCGCGGCGCTGCAGTCGGTGCCGGACGAGATGCTGGAGGCGGCGAGCCTCGACGGCGCCGGCAAGGTGCGGCAGCTGTTCTCGATCATCATCCCGTACATCTCGATGACGCTGCTGCTGACGATCCTGCTGCGCGTGATCTGGATCTTCAACTTCCCCGACATCATCTACGCGATGACGAACGGCGGCCCCGCCAACCAGACCCACATCATCACGACCTGGATGATCAACTACACGCAGCAGGGCAACTACGGCATCGCGAGCGCCATCGGGCTCATCGTCGTGGCGTTCCTCATGGTGTTCTGCGCGTTCTACCTGATGGCGATGCGGAGAGTGCAGCGATGA
- a CDS encoding carbohydrate ABC transporter permease produces the protein MTITSSVRTGSSITETRRITVPDPKAAPRPKPRVTVGGVVRIVGLTLWLLITLFPLYWITLTAFKSPGTINRFPIEYWPSEPSLDNFTSLFEKSSFGTFLANSAIVAVSAGAVATLIALLSAYVLARFEFRGKGAVLIAFLLTQMIPAFIALGPLYSMMTELGLVDTKPGLILVYIAICIPFSTVMLRGFFENVPDALEEAAMIDGCSRLGALFRVLVPVMTPGIIAAFIFNFVNCWNELFLSVVLMNTDANRTVPSALNGFISTFNIDWGSMSAAAVLTILPTMVMFALASRWIVQGLTAGAVKE, from the coding sequence ATGACCATCACCTCGTCCGTCCGGACCGGATCCTCGATCACCGAGACGCGCCGCATCACGGTGCCCGACCCGAAGGCCGCCCCGCGTCCCAAGCCCCGCGTCACGGTGGGCGGCGTGGTGCGCATCGTCGGCCTGACGCTGTGGCTGCTGATCACCCTGTTCCCGCTGTACTGGATCACGCTCACCGCGTTCAAGTCGCCGGGGACCATCAACCGCTTCCCGATCGAGTACTGGCCGAGCGAGCCCTCGCTGGACAATTTCACGAGCCTGTTCGAGAAGAGCTCCTTCGGGACGTTCCTGGCGAACTCGGCCATCGTGGCGGTGTCGGCAGGCGCCGTGGCGACGCTCATCGCCCTGCTCAGCGCGTACGTGCTGGCGCGGTTCGAGTTCCGCGGCAAGGGGGCGGTGCTCATCGCGTTCCTGCTGACGCAGATGATCCCGGCCTTCATCGCCCTCGGGCCGCTGTACTCGATGATGACCGAGCTCGGCCTCGTCGACACCAAGCCGGGCCTCATCCTCGTCTACATCGCGATCTGCATCCCGTTCTCCACGGTCATGCTGCGGGGCTTCTTCGAGAACGTCCCCGACGCGCTCGAGGAGGCGGCGATGATCGACGGCTGCTCGCGCCTGGGCGCCCTGTTCCGGGTGCTCGTGCCGGTGATGACCCCGGGCATCATCGCCGCGTTCATCTTCAACTTCGTGAACTGCTGGAACGAGCTGTTCCTGTCGGTCGTCCTGATGAACACCGACGCGAACCGCACCGTCCCGTCGGCGCTGAACGGCTTCATCTCGACGTTCAACATCGACTGGGGCTCCATGAGCGCCGCGGCCGTGCTGACGATCCTTCCGACGATGGTGATGTTCGCCCTCGCCAGCCGCTGGATCGTCCAGGGCCTGACCGCCGGCGCCGTCAAGGAGTAA
- a CDS encoding aldo/keto reductase family protein, translating to MVNYRYLGNSGLKVSEITYGNWVTHASQVEDDAAVKTVHAALDAGITTFDTADTYANTAAEVVLGKALEGQRRESLEIFTKVYFPTGPKGPNDTGLSRKHIMESINGSLQRLGTDYVDLYQAHRFDYETPLEETFQAFADVVRQGKALYIGVSEWTAEQLREGHALAKQLGIQLISNQPQYSMLWRVIEGKVVPASEELGISQIVWSPMAQGVLSGKYLPGQPVPEGSRATDQNSGAGFIKSFLQDDILTAVQRLKPIAEQAGLSMPQLAIAWVLQNPNVAAALVGASRPEQLADTVKASGVTLDADTMAAIDEALGDTVNRDAEHTYSVSPKSRLV from the coding sequence ATGGTCAACTATCGCTATCTCGGCAACAGCGGTCTCAAGGTCTCGGAGATCACGTACGGCAACTGGGTCACGCACGCCTCGCAGGTCGAGGACGACGCCGCGGTCAAGACCGTGCACGCCGCCCTCGACGCCGGCATCACCACGTTCGACACCGCGGACACGTACGCCAACACGGCGGCCGAGGTCGTGCTCGGCAAGGCCCTGGAGGGCCAGCGCCGCGAGAGCCTCGAGATCTTCACGAAGGTCTACTTCCCCACCGGTCCCAAGGGCCCGAACGACACCGGCCTGAGCCGCAAGCACATCATGGAGTCGATCAACGGCTCGCTGCAGCGCCTCGGCACCGACTACGTCGATCTCTATCAGGCCCACCGCTTCGACTACGAGACCCCGCTGGAGGAGACGTTCCAGGCCTTCGCCGACGTCGTCCGTCAGGGCAAGGCGCTCTACATCGGCGTCTCGGAGTGGACGGCGGAGCAGCTCCGCGAAGGTCACGCCCTGGCGAAGCAGCTCGGCATCCAGCTCATCTCGAACCAGCCGCAGTACTCGATGCTGTGGCGGGTCATCGAGGGCAAGGTCGTTCCGGCGTCGGAGGAGCTCGGCATCTCGCAGATCGTCTGGTCGCCGATGGCGCAGGGCGTGCTGAGCGGCAAGTACCTGCCGGGCCAGCCGGTGCCGGAGGGCTCGCGGGCGACGGATCAGAACTCGGGCGCGGGCTTCATCAAGAGCTTCCTGCAGGACGACATCCTCACCGCGGTGCAGCGCCTCAAGCCGATCGCCGAGCAGGCGGGGCTGTCGATGCCGCAACTCGCGATCGCGTGGGTACTGCAGAACCCGAACGTCGCAGCGGCCCTGGTCGGCGCCTCCCGTCCGGAGCAGCTCGCCGACACGGTCAAGGCCTCCGGTGTGACGCTCGATGCCGACACCATGGCCGCCATCGACGAGGCCCTCGGCGACACGGTCAACCGCGACGCCGAGCACACGTACTCCGTGTCGCCGAAGTCCCGGCTCGTCTAG
- a CDS encoding PLP-dependent aminotransferase family protein, translating into MDTTDRANVAPVAHGSAPVLVQAGEVSAAALAARLGRWTHGDGPLSARLAAGIAALIGSGELRPTDRLPAERALAAVAAVSRGTVVAAYTSLAERGLVERRQGSGTRVSGTPSTPAADRRPGRGEALFSALPNAIDLLRTVPQIPELGVQLIRDHRPRLDLALLPETDPAGLPALRELIADMYRAEGTPTTPEQILVTHGAQQAISLVVNALVEPGDVVLAEEITWPGVTDSVGLRGGTVHGVPMGADGLDVDALEQAIARLRPVLIALNPHHQNPTGTRLPAAARHRVAALAAQYGVPVIEDRVVAGISFDGVVPPTLASERPDAPVLVVESVSKWAWAGLRIGWLRADPVLVRRLRGARQLADQSTSVPGQLLALDLIAHATELRRVGSRVHQERLRLLEELMDAHLPDWTYDAPRGGLSLWAALPRGSASALARIAAAHGVSIAGTGAFAVSAAAPDDHVRLPFTAPDDVLTEGVRRLGDAWREYRDSLSGPA; encoded by the coding sequence ATGGACACGACGGACAGGGCCAATGTGGCGCCGGTGGCCCACGGATCGGCCCCCGTGCTGGTGCAGGCGGGGGAGGTGTCCGCCGCCGCGCTCGCTGCACGTCTCGGTCGCTGGACGCACGGCGACGGCCCCCTCTCCGCCCGGCTCGCCGCGGGGATCGCCGCCCTCATCGGCAGCGGTGAGCTCCGTCCGACCGATCGCCTGCCCGCCGAGCGCGCGCTCGCCGCTGTGGCCGCCGTCTCACGCGGCACCGTCGTGGCCGCCTACACGTCCCTGGCGGAGCGGGGCCTCGTCGAACGGCGGCAGGGCAGCGGCACCCGGGTCTCCGGTACGCCCTCGACCCCGGCGGCGGACCGTCGCCCCGGCCGCGGGGAAGCCCTGTTCTCGGCTCTCCCGAACGCGATCGATCTGCTCCGCACGGTGCCGCAGATCCCGGAGCTCGGGGTGCAGCTGATCCGCGACCACCGGCCGCGGCTCGACCTCGCCCTGCTCCCGGAGACCGATCCCGCGGGGCTCCCCGCCCTGCGGGAGCTCATCGCGGACATGTACCGCGCCGAGGGGACGCCGACCACGCCCGAGCAGATCCTCGTGACCCACGGCGCGCAGCAGGCCATCAGCCTCGTCGTCAACGCGCTCGTGGAACCGGGTGACGTCGTCCTCGCGGAGGAGATCACCTGGCCGGGTGTGACCGACTCCGTGGGGCTGCGCGGCGGGACGGTGCACGGCGTGCCGATGGGCGCGGACGGCCTCGACGTCGACGCGCTGGAGCAGGCGATCGCCCGACTGCGCCCCGTCCTCATCGCGCTCAACCCGCACCACCAGAATCCGACGGGGACGCGTCTGCCCGCCGCGGCGCGGCATCGTGTGGCGGCGCTCGCCGCGCAGTACGGGGTGCCCGTGATCGAGGATCGCGTCGTCGCCGGCATCTCGTTCGACGGGGTCGTGCCGCCGACGCTCGCCTCCGAACGGCCGGATGCCCCGGTGCTCGTCGTCGAGTCCGTGTCGAAGTGGGCCTGGGCAGGCCTGCGGATCGGGTGGCTGCGCGCCGATCCCGTCCTGGTCCGGCGGCTCCGCGGAGCGCGGCAGCTCGCCGACCAGTCCACGAGCGTGCCCGGCCAGCTGCTCGCCCTCGACCTCATCGCCCACGCGACGGAGCTCCGTCGCGTGGGCAGCCGCGTGCATCAGGAACGGCTCCGGCTGCTGGAGGAGCTGATGGACGCGCACCTTCCCGACTGGACCTACGACGCTCCTCGGGGCGGCCTCTCGCTGTGGGCCGCCCTGCCGCGGGGCTCCGCGTCGGCTCTCGCGCGGATCGCTGCGGCGCACGGGGTCTCCATCGCCGGCACCGGCGCCTTCGCGGTCTCGGCCGCCGCTCCGGACGACCACGTGCGCCTGCCGTTCACCGCGCCGGACGACGTGCTCACCGAGGGCGTGCGTCGGCTGGGCGATGCCTGGCGCGAGTACCGGGATTCTCTCAGCGGCCCTGCCTAG
- a CDS encoding DUF4407 domain-containing protein, protein MPYSAHRPGRFDSQGRIILDGDPNAETDDLDFLREFEPTGDTPAQPDVASDDPAPEPVTASSTADGAEAVADRPARPPRTRKPRRRRTAAERLRALAILGGAEGEVLDRVPGETPRFVQMFFVLAGTALVSAISMLFALTTGVRAAIWLAVPLAIVWALIIFNLDRFLTSTMTSTRNIGKLIGLAIPRVIMAAIIGFVVAEPLVLQIFHNDISREVAATNIVQAQSDQEALETGPEKKALDAASERVAALENQAATGIVAGTESSSATESAAQATVDDLTAKLTEQQAVIDQARTLYQCELTGEGAGTVPGCTGVNGEGASSQAAQAQLAEAQQTYDALAAQLRTANEELAAAGSAAKENTSASESQNRQQAKDELPAARDTYEQALAAYNARADSVAQGNAGAVGLLSQISGLNRLSEKEPAILWAHILIAALFFMIELLPVLVKVLTSYGDPSLYEKALAIRKQVALDRVTAEGFRDRADIVTTPGAQAT, encoded by the coding sequence ATGCCCTATTCCGCCCACCGCCCGGGTCGCTTCGACTCGCAGGGTCGGATCATCCTCGACGGCGACCCGAACGCCGAGACCGATGACCTCGATTTCCTGCGCGAGTTCGAGCCGACCGGCGACACACCTGCGCAGCCCGACGTCGCCTCCGACGACCCGGCGCCCGAGCCTGTGACGGCGTCCTCGACCGCGGATGGTGCGGAGGCCGTCGCCGACCGCCCGGCCCGCCCACCGCGCACGCGGAAGCCGCGGCGTCGACGCACGGCCGCCGAGCGGCTGCGCGCCCTCGCCATCCTCGGCGGCGCGGAAGGCGAGGTGCTCGACCGCGTCCCCGGAGAGACCCCGCGCTTCGTGCAGATGTTCTTCGTGCTCGCGGGAACCGCCCTGGTCAGTGCGATCTCCATGCTGTTCGCGCTCACGACGGGCGTGCGCGCCGCGATCTGGCTGGCCGTCCCGCTCGCGATCGTGTGGGCGCTCATCATCTTCAACCTCGACCGGTTCCTCACCTCGACCATGACGTCGACCCGCAACATCGGGAAGCTCATCGGTCTCGCGATCCCCCGCGTCATCATGGCCGCGATCATCGGCTTCGTCGTCGCGGAGCCGCTCGTGCTGCAGATCTTCCACAACGACATCTCGCGCGAGGTCGCCGCGACCAACATCGTGCAGGCACAGTCCGACCAGGAGGCGCTGGAGACCGGCCCCGAGAAGAAGGCGCTGGACGCGGCGTCCGAGCGTGTCGCCGCGCTCGAGAACCAGGCGGCCACGGGCATCGTCGCGGGAACCGAGTCGTCGTCGGCGACCGAGTCCGCGGCGCAGGCCACGGTCGACGACCTCACCGCCAAGCTCACGGAGCAGCAGGCCGTGATCGACCAGGCGCGGACGCTGTATCAGTGCGAGCTCACCGGCGAAGGCGCGGGCACCGTGCCCGGCTGCACCGGGGTGAACGGCGAGGGTGCGAGCTCGCAGGCCGCTCAGGCCCAGCTCGCCGAGGCCCAGCAGACCTACGATGCCCTGGCCGCCCAGCTCCGCACCGCGAACGAGGAACTCGCGGCCGCCGGCAGCGCCGCCAAGGAGAACACCTCGGCATCGGAGTCCCAGAACCGCCAGCAGGCGAAGGACGAGCTCCCCGCCGCCCGTGACACGTACGAGCAGGCGCTCGCGGCCTACAACGCCCGGGCCGATTCCGTGGCGCAGGGCAACGCCGGGGCCGTGGGCCTGCTCAGTCAGATCAGCGGTCTCAATCGCCTGAGCGAGAAGGAGCCCGCGATCCTGTGGGCGCACATCCTCATCGCGGCGCTGTTCTTCATGATCGAGCTGCTGCCGGTGCTGGTGAAGGTGCTGACGAGCTACGGCGACCCGAGTCTGTACGAGAAGGCGCTGGCCATCCGCAAGCAGGTCGCGCTCGACAGGGTGACCGCGGAGGGCTTCCGCGATCGCGCCGACATCGTCACCACCCCCGGGGCTCAGGCCACCTGA